A genomic region of Streptomyces sp. NBC_00247 contains the following coding sequences:
- a CDS encoding PadR family transcriptional regulator, whose product MRSHGFDSERGRGGRGQGGPGRPGRGDFDGRRAAFGPQFGSGPFGGGPFGGGPFGGGRGGRGGGRGRARRGDVRASILALLKDRPMHGYEMIQEIGERSGGAWRPSPGSVYPTLQLLEDEGLIVSASEGGKKLFTLTEAGSAEAESGPDAPWEDAGRGVDWESVNEIRQAGFGLMEAFGQVWKTGSADQRQKALAVINDAKKKLYLILADEN is encoded by the coding sequence ATGCGTTCACATGGATTCGACAGCGAGCGCGGCCGAGGCGGCCGCGGACAGGGCGGACCCGGGCGTCCGGGCCGCGGAGACTTCGACGGCCGGCGCGCCGCCTTCGGGCCGCAGTTCGGCAGCGGCCCCTTCGGCGGAGGACCGTTCGGCGGGGGCCCCTTCGGCGGCGGCCGGGGAGGACGGGGCGGCGGCCGGGGGCGGGCGCGGCGCGGAGACGTACGCGCCTCGATCCTGGCGCTGCTCAAGGACCGCCCCATGCACGGCTACGAAATGATCCAGGAGATCGGCGAGCGCAGCGGTGGGGCCTGGCGGCCCAGTCCCGGTTCGGTCTACCCGACGCTCCAGCTGCTGGAGGACGAGGGCCTGATCGTCAGCGCGAGCGAGGGCGGCAAGAAGCTGTTCACGCTCACCGAGGCCGGGAGCGCCGAGGCCGAGTCCGGTCCCGACGCGCCGTGGGAGGACGCCGGGCGCGGCGTCGACTGGGAGAGCGTGAACGAGATCCGGCAGGCCGGGTTCGGCCTCATGGAAGCGTTCGGCCAGGTCTGGAAGACCGGCTCCGCCGACCAGCGCCAGAAGGCGCTCGCCGTCATCAACGACGCCAAGAAGAAGCTCTACCTCATCCTGGCCGACGAGAACTGA
- a CDS encoding RidA family protein — protein MTPHITRINPEQLHPTPGYHHITVVEAGRTAFLAGQCPLDRSGAVVGPGDIEAQVDQVAANALAALSAVGARPDHVVRSVIYVVSADGGALGAAWRRLVGSSIGPAFTTASTLLGVAELGFAGQLIEVDLTAALPA, from the coding sequence ATGACGCCCCACATCACTCGAATCAATCCTGAACAGCTCCATCCGACCCCGGGGTATCACCACATCACGGTGGTGGAAGCGGGCCGGACGGCGTTCCTGGCGGGGCAATGCCCTCTCGACCGTTCCGGCGCGGTGGTCGGGCCGGGCGACATCGAAGCGCAGGTCGACCAGGTCGCGGCCAACGCCCTCGCGGCCCTGAGCGCGGTCGGCGCCCGGCCGGATCACGTCGTCCGTTCGGTGATCTACGTGGTCAGTGCCGATGGCGGGGCCCTGGGCGCTGCCTGGCGACGGCTGGTCGGCTCGTCGATCGGACCTGCGTTCACCACCGCGAGCACGCTGCTCGGAGTCGCAGAGCTCGGCTTCGCCGGGCAGTTGATCGAGGTCGATCTCACGGCGGCGCTGCCCGCGTGA
- a CDS encoding CPBP family intramembrane glutamic endopeptidase, giving the protein MEVGRVADSCPQESLSRRTLGSETVLVLALSLGASGVSALISFVGSLTKPGGLKDQAATLNGSYAPGRPWLDLAWQTFGIATALVPVALVAHLLMREGASLRTIGFDRTRPGPDVRRGVAVAACIGSAGLAFYLVARATGFNLTVVPESLPEVWWKFPVLILSALQNAVLEEVVVVGYLLRRLDQLGWTPRAALVASAVLRGSYHLYQGIGGFLGNMVMGVAFVLLYRRWGRVGPLVAAHALLDIGAFVGYALLAGKVDWLPTP; this is encoded by the coding sequence GTGGAGGTGGGGCGTGTGGCTGATTCTTGTCCCCAAGAGTCGCTTTCCAGAAGGACGTTGGGGTCCGAGACGGTGTTGGTCCTCGCACTGTCGTTGGGCGCGAGCGGGGTCTCCGCGCTCATCAGTTTTGTCGGATCACTGACGAAACCGGGGGGTTTGAAAGATCAGGCGGCGACGCTCAACGGCTCCTACGCGCCAGGACGCCCATGGCTTGATCTGGCATGGCAAACGTTCGGGATCGCAACGGCTCTGGTCCCTGTCGCGCTGGTGGCGCATCTGCTGATGCGGGAGGGTGCGAGCCTGCGGACCATCGGGTTCGACCGCACCCGGCCGGGCCCGGACGTGCGGCGCGGTGTCGCGGTGGCCGCCTGTATCGGCAGCGCCGGGCTGGCCTTCTACCTCGTCGCCCGGGCCACCGGTTTCAACCTGACGGTCGTGCCGGAGTCGCTGCCCGAGGTGTGGTGGAAGTTCCCCGTGCTGATCCTCTCGGCGCTGCAGAATGCGGTGCTGGAGGAGGTCGTCGTGGTCGGCTACCTGCTGCGCAGGCTGGACCAGCTGGGATGGACGCCCCGGGCCGCCCTGGTGGCCAGCGCGGTGCTGCGCGGCTCCTACCACCTGTACCAGGGAATCGGCGGCTTCCTCGGCAACATGGTGATGGGCGTCGCCTTCGTCCTGCTCTACCGGCGCTGGGGCCGGGTCGGCCCGCTGGTCGCCGCGCACGCGCTCCTCGACATCGGGGCCTTCGTCGGGTACGCGCTCCTCGCCGGAAAGGTCGACTGGCTGCCCACACCGTGA
- a CDS encoding VWA domain-containing protein produces the protein MGRHSLPDRSAADRPGAASAPRRRRGVAVAGALAVAVAAGAAVVARGGLLPFSEPCEKDAVRLTVAASPDIAPVVSAVADRARKDEVRTDGRCMDVEVMAVDSYKVANTVAAGGKAPYQVWLPDSDLWLDRAKGAGDGIPLTPGDSVATSPVGFAVVPSAAKALGWPDKRLGWAELVAAATGADGAVRLGAADPARSATGLLALTAIGASSADRGGDGDTRAAQTAKILSERMSESDPKVAGTLVRDDSAAGRNDTARNQALILSEQAAFAHNEQATGGGKVDLFYPRDGAPQLNYPWTLVDETSMTVEQSRTALRLMTLLRDSGSGGPGDVLPAHGFRPADGSAVARVVRAAGGKDPQPYAEAPATAPTAAELQEVLGMWTITVQSARLSTVVDASGSMATLVPGSGESRMDVTKESLLQALSQFTDDDEIGLWEFATTLDGAKDYRELTPTARLGDRTASGATHREELASAFDELEPVPNGATGLYDTTLAAYRAAVASYVPGKFNAVVILTDGSNQDDHGITRTGLIQQLKALADPEHPVPVLAIAVGPDADREEVAEIAKVTGGGGYEVSDPAEIQSVILQAIMTASQAAVPE, from the coding sequence ATGGGACGTCACAGCTTGCCCGACCGCTCCGCGGCGGACAGACCCGGGGCCGCGTCCGCGCCGCGCCGCCGCCGCGGGGTCGCCGTCGCCGGCGCACTCGCCGTCGCGGTCGCGGCCGGCGCGGCCGTGGTGGCGCGCGGCGGCCTTCTCCCGTTCTCCGAACCGTGCGAGAAGGACGCGGTCCGGCTCACCGTGGCCGCTTCGCCCGACATCGCCCCCGTCGTGAGCGCCGTCGCCGACCGGGCGCGCAAGGACGAGGTGCGTACGGACGGGCGCTGCATGGACGTCGAGGTGATGGCCGTCGACTCGTACAAGGTCGCCAACACCGTGGCGGCCGGCGGCAAGGCCCCGTACCAGGTCTGGCTGCCGGACTCGGACCTCTGGCTGGACCGGGCGAAGGGCGCAGGAGACGGCATACCTCTCACCCCCGGAGACTCGGTGGCCACCTCGCCTGTGGGGTTCGCCGTGGTGCCCTCGGCGGCGAAGGCGCTCGGCTGGCCGGACAAGCGGCTCGGGTGGGCCGAACTGGTCGCCGCTGCCACGGGGGCGGACGGCGCCGTCCGCCTCGGGGCCGCCGATCCGGCGCGCAGCGCCACCGGACTGCTGGCGCTCACGGCCATCGGGGCGTCCTCCGCCGACCGGGGCGGGGACGGCGACACCCGCGCCGCGCAGACCGCGAAGATCCTCTCGGAGCGCATGTCGGAGAGCGACCCGAAGGTGGCGGGGACGCTGGTGCGCGATGATTCGGCCGCCGGGCGGAACGACACCGCGCGGAATCAGGCTCTGATCCTGTCGGAGCAGGCCGCCTTCGCGCACAACGAGCAGGCCACCGGGGGCGGGAAGGTCGATCTCTTCTATCCGAGGGACGGAGCCCCGCAGCTCAACTACCCGTGGACGCTGGTGGACGAGACGTCGATGACCGTCGAGCAGAGCCGGACCGCGTTGCGCCTGATGACACTGCTCAGGGACAGCGGCTCCGGCGGACCCGGCGACGTCCTTCCGGCCCACGGCTTCCGGCCTGCGGACGGCAGCGCCGTGGCGCGGGTCGTCCGGGCGGCGGGCGGCAAGGACCCGCAGCCGTACGCCGAGGCTCCGGCCACCGCGCCCACCGCCGCCGAGCTCCAGGAGGTGCTCGGCATGTGGACCATCACCGTGCAGAGCGCCCGGCTCTCCACCGTGGTCGACGCCTCGGGTTCGATGGCGACCCTGGTCCCCGGCAGCGGCGAGTCCCGGATGGACGTGACGAAGGAGTCACTGCTGCAGGCGCTGAGCCAGTTCACGGACGACGACGAGATCGGCCTCTGGGAGTTCGCCACCACCCTGGACGGCGCCAAGGACTACCGCGAGCTGACCCCGACGGCCCGCCTCGGCGACCGTACCGCGAGCGGCGCCACCCATCGCGAGGAACTCGCTTCGGCCTTCGACGAGTTGGAGCCCGTACCGAACGGTGCCACCGGCCTCTACGACACCACTCTCGCCGCGTACCGGGCGGCGGTGGCGAGTTACGTGCCGGGCAAGTTCAACGCCGTGGTGATCCTCACGGACGGCTCGAACCAGGACGACCACGGGATCACGCGCACCGGCCTGATCCAGCAGCTCAAGGCTCTCGCGGACCCGGAGCACCCGGTGCCGGTGCTCGCCATCGCGGTGGGGCCGGACGCGGACCGTGAGGAGGTCGCGGAGATCGCGAAGGTGACCGGAGGCGGCGGTTACGAGGTGAGCGACCCCGCCGAGATCCAGTCGGTGATCCTGCAGGCCATCATGACGGCCAGTCAGGCAGCCGTTCCCGAGTAG
- the gcvP gene encoding aminomethyl-transferring glycine dehydrogenase, translating to MTPRRTPLSQLEQGIPFEQRHIGPDGEARAKMLAQVGYGSLDELTAAAVPEVIRSTEALNLPSARTEAEVLAELRTLADRNQVVAPMIGLGYYGTFTPPVILRNVLENPSWYTAYTPYQPEISQGRLEALLNFQTMVAELTGLPTSGASLLDEGTAAAEAMALARRVGKVKGGVFLVDADTLPQTIAVIETRAEPTGVEVVVADLGDGIPAEIAERGVFGVLLQYPGASGAVRNIGPLIERAHELGAIVTVAADLLALTLLTSPGDLGADIAVGTTQRFGVPMGFGGPHAGFMAVREQFARSLPGRLVGVSVDADGDKAYRLALQTREQHIRREKATSNICTAQVLLAVMAGMYAVYHGPDGLRTIARRTHRYAAILAEGLRAAGAEVLHDSFFDTLTVRVAGKAAEVVADARERGVNLRLVDADLVSVACDETTTRAHLESVWAAFGARGDVEALDGTAADALPEQVLRTDDYLTHPVFHQHRSETAMLRYLRRLADRDYALDRGMIPLGSCTMKLNATTEMEPITWPEFGALHPFAPAEQAEGFLTLIRELEERLAEVTGYDAVSIQPNAGSQGEFAGLLAVRAYHRANGDDQRTVCLIPSSAHGTNAASAVMAGMKVVVVKTADDGEVDIDDLRAKIEKHRDELAVLMITYPSTHGVFEEHVAAICGEVHDAGGQVYVDGANLNALVGLARPGKFGGDVSHLNLHKTFCIPHGGGGPGVGPVGVRAHLAPYLPNHPLQPLAGPETGVGPISAAPWGSAGILPISWAYVRLMGGEGLKRATQVAVLAANYIAKRLEPHFPILYTGPADLVAHECIVDLRSISKETGVSIDDVAKRLIDYGFHSPTMSFPVAGTLMIEPTESEDLAEIDRFCDAMIAIRGEIEKVASGEWSADDNPLANAPHTANALGGEWNHSYSREVAVFPAGVSAADKYWPPVRRIDGAFGDRNLVCSCPPLDEYDH from the coding sequence ATGACCCCCCGCCGCACCCCGCTCTCCCAGCTGGAGCAGGGCATCCCCTTCGAACAGCGCCACATCGGGCCGGACGGCGAGGCCCGGGCGAAGATGCTCGCGCAGGTCGGATACGGCTCGCTCGACGAGCTCACCGCCGCCGCGGTGCCCGAGGTGATCCGCAGCACCGAGGCGCTGAACCTCCCGTCGGCACGCACCGAGGCCGAGGTGCTGGCGGAGCTGCGGACGCTCGCCGACCGCAACCAGGTGGTCGCCCCGATGATCGGGCTCGGCTACTACGGCACCTTCACGCCCCCGGTCATCCTGCGCAACGTGCTGGAGAACCCGTCCTGGTACACCGCGTACACGCCTTACCAGCCGGAGATCTCCCAGGGCCGCCTGGAAGCCCTGCTCAACTTCCAGACGATGGTCGCCGAGCTCACCGGCCTGCCCACCTCCGGCGCCTCCCTGCTCGACGAGGGCACCGCCGCGGCCGAGGCCATGGCGCTGGCGCGGCGCGTCGGCAAGGTCAAGGGCGGGGTCTTCCTCGTCGACGCCGACACCCTCCCGCAGACGATCGCGGTCATCGAGACCCGCGCCGAGCCGACCGGGGTCGAGGTCGTCGTCGCCGACCTCGGCGACGGCATCCCGGCCGAGATCGCCGAGCGCGGCGTCTTCGGCGTGCTGCTCCAGTACCCGGGTGCCTCCGGAGCCGTACGGAACATCGGCCCCCTGATCGAGCGCGCCCACGAGCTCGGCGCGATCGTCACCGTCGCCGCGGACCTCCTGGCCCTCACCCTGCTCACCTCGCCCGGCGACCTCGGCGCCGACATCGCGGTCGGCACCACCCAGCGCTTCGGCGTGCCGATGGGCTTCGGCGGACCGCACGCCGGCTTCATGGCCGTACGCGAGCAGTTCGCCCGCTCGCTCCCCGGCCGCCTGGTCGGCGTCTCGGTGGACGCGGACGGCGACAAGGCGTACCGCCTGGCACTCCAGACCCGCGAGCAGCACATCCGCCGCGAGAAGGCCACCAGCAACATCTGCACCGCGCAGGTCCTGCTCGCCGTGATGGCCGGCATGTACGCCGTCTACCACGGCCCCGACGGGCTGCGGACGATCGCCCGGCGCACCCACCGCTACGCGGCGATCCTCGCCGAGGGGCTGCGGGCCGCCGGTGCCGAGGTCCTGCACGACTCCTTCTTCGACACGCTGACCGTCCGCGTGGCCGGCAAGGCCGCCGAGGTCGTCGCCGACGCCCGGGAGCGCGGGGTCAACCTGCGGCTGGTCGACGCCGACCTGGTCTCCGTCGCCTGCGACGAGACGACCACCCGCGCCCATCTCGAGTCCGTCTGGGCCGCCTTCGGCGCGCGGGGCGACGTCGAGGCGCTGGACGGCACCGCCGCCGACGCGCTCCCCGAGCAGGTGCTGCGCACCGACGACTACCTGACGCACCCGGTCTTCCACCAGCACCGCTCGGAGACGGCGATGCTGCGCTACCTGCGGCGGCTCGCCGACCGCGACTACGCGCTCGACCGCGGCATGATCCCGCTCGGCTCCTGCACCATGAAGCTGAACGCGACCACCGAGATGGAGCCGATCACCTGGCCCGAGTTCGGCGCGCTGCACCCCTTCGCCCCGGCCGAGCAGGCGGAGGGCTTCCTCACGCTCATCCGTGAGCTGGAGGAGCGCCTCGCCGAGGTCACCGGCTACGACGCGGTGTCGATCCAGCCCAACGCGGGTTCACAGGGCGAGTTCGCCGGTCTGCTGGCGGTCCGTGCCTACCACCGCGCCAACGGCGACGACCAGCGCACCGTCTGCCTCATCCCGTCCTCCGCGCACGGCACCAACGCGGCGAGCGCCGTGATGGCCGGGATGAAGGTCGTCGTGGTGAAGACCGCCGACGACGGCGAGGTCGACATAGACGACCTGCGCGCCAAGATCGAGAAGCACCGCGACGAGCTCGCCGTGCTCATGATCACGTACCCGTCCACGCACGGAGTCTTCGAGGAGCACGTCGCCGCCATCTGCGGCGAGGTGCACGACGCGGGTGGTCAGGTCTACGTCGACGGAGCCAACCTCAACGCGCTGGTCGGCCTCGCGCGGCCCGGCAAGTTCGGCGGCGACGTCTCGCACCTGAACCTGCACAAGACCTTCTGCATCCCGCACGGCGGCGGCGGCCCCGGCGTCGGCCCGGTGGGCGTGCGCGCGCACCTCGCGCCGTACCTGCCCAACCATCCGCTCCAGCCCCTCGCGGGTCCGGAGACGGGCGTGGGCCCGATCTCGGCCGCTCCCTGGGGCTCGGCTGGCATCCTGCCGATCTCCTGGGCGTACGTCCGGCTGATGGGCGGCGAGGGCCTCAAGCGTGCCACGCAGGTGGCCGTGCTCGCGGCGAACTACATCGCCAAGCGGCTGGAGCCGCACTTCCCGATCCTGTACACCGGCCCGGCCGACCTGGTGGCGCACGAGTGCATCGTGGACCTGCGGTCGATCTCGAAGGAGACGGGCGTCAGCATCGACGACGTCGCCAAGCGACTGATCGACTACGGCTTCCACTCGCCGACCATGTCCTTCCCGGTCGCCGGAACCCTGATGATCGAGCCGACCGAGAGCGAGGACCTCGCCGAGATCGACCGGTTCTGCGACGCGATGATCGCGATCCGCGGCGAGATCGAGAAGGTGGCCTCGGGGGAGTGGAGCGCGGACGACAACCCGCTCGCCAACGCCCCGCACACCGCGAACGCGCTCGGCGGGGAGTGGAACCACTCCTACAGCCGTGAGGTCGCGGTCTTCCCGGCCGGTGTCTCGGCGGCCGACAAGTACTGGCCGCCGGTGCGCCGGATCGACGGCGCCTTCGGTGACCGCAACCTGGTCTGCTCCTGCCCGCCGCTGGACGAGTACGACCACTGA
- a CDS encoding PhzF family phenazine biosynthesis protein: MRIRIVDAFTDRPFAGNPAGVVLLDSEAFPEAGALQRIATEVNLSETAFAHPLPPGGDADWALRWFTPTTEVDMCGHATLATAHVLHSTGTATDAVRFATRSGVLTVVARSDSAYTMDFPTSSLTPEPVPEGLARALGAEPLAVLATAEHIGDLLVELDDEATVRGLTPDFPALVRCSRRGVIVTAAAEDPTLGYDFVSRGFFPRVGIDEDPVTGSAHTALAPFWSARLGRDALTGLQGSARTGLVRTELRGDRTLLTGDAVTVIDGELLTAL, translated from the coding sequence ATGAGAATTCGCATCGTCGACGCGTTCACCGACCGGCCCTTCGCCGGAAATCCCGCCGGGGTCGTCCTGCTGGACTCCGAGGCCTTCCCCGAAGCGGGCGCGCTTCAGCGGATCGCCACCGAGGTCAACCTCTCGGAGACGGCCTTCGCCCATCCGTTGCCGCCGGGCGGGGACGCGGACTGGGCGCTGCGCTGGTTCACCCCGACGACGGAGGTCGACATGTGCGGGCACGCCACACTCGCCACCGCGCACGTGCTGCACTCGACGGGGACGGCCACGGACGCCGTACGGTTCGCCACCCGGTCCGGGGTGCTCACCGTCGTCGCCCGCTCCGACTCGGCCTACACGATGGACTTCCCCACCTCCTCCCTCACGCCCGAGCCTGTCCCGGAGGGCCTGGCCCGGGCGTTGGGTGCCGAGCCTCTCGCGGTCCTGGCCACCGCCGAACACATCGGTGACCTGCTGGTCGAGCTCGACGACGAGGCGACCGTACGCGGGCTGACGCCCGACTTCCCGGCTCTCGTACGGTGTTCGCGGCGCGGGGTGATCGTCACCGCCGCGGCGGAGGACCCCACCCTGGGATACGACTTCGTCTCCCGCGGCTTCTTTCCCCGGGTCGGCATCGACGAGGACCCCGTGACCGGCAGCGCGCACACCGCGCTCGCCCCGTTCTGGTCGGCCCGCCTCGGCCGCGACGCGCTGACCGGCCTCCAGGGCTCCGCCCGTACCGGCCTGGTCCGCACGGAGCTGCGCGGGGACCGGACGCTGCTCACCGGCGACGCGGTGACCGTCATCGACGGGGAGTTGCTCACCGCACTCTGA
- a CDS encoding glutamate--cysteine ligase: MGEKVVAHAFDLSDRPAYRRKLARCLEGLERLLEERRFDRPRNFMGLEIELNLAAADGTPRMMNAEVLQRIASRDFQTELGMFNLEVNIVPHRLSGRVFDQLAEELRTGLAYAHRKAAEVDAGIVMIGILPTLGPDDLVFGNLSDVDRYTLLNDEMVAARGEDFAIDIEGVEHLVCTSPSIAPESACTSVQLHLQVTPARFPDVWNAAQAVAGVQIALGANAPFLFGKELLRESRPPLFQQATDVRPPELRNQGVRPRTWFGERWITSAHELFAENVRFFPPLLPILSDEDPLRVLDEGGVPALAELVLHNGTIYRWNRPVYGVADGAPHLRVENRVLPAGPTVADVLANAAFYYGLVRALADEPRPVWSKLSFEAAEENFDNACRYGIEAELLWPRPGRSGGVAKVPAVKLVRDELLPLAAAGLDAWNIEPADRDRYLGIIEERCRRRTNGASWQVDTYHRAQEAGLGREAALAATTRRYGELARSGEPVHTWPVGFPKP, translated from the coding sequence ATGGGGGAGAAGGTCGTGGCGCACGCCTTTGACCTGTCCGACCGCCCGGCGTACCGGCGCAAGCTGGCCCGGTGTCTGGAAGGACTGGAGAGGCTGCTGGAGGAGCGGAGGTTCGACCGCCCCCGAAATTTCATGGGGCTGGAGATCGAGCTGAATCTCGCGGCCGCGGACGGCACGCCCCGGATGATGAATGCCGAGGTGCTCCAGCGGATCGCCAGCCGGGATTTCCAGACGGAACTCGGGATGTTCAACCTTGAGGTGAATATCGTTCCGCACCGGCTGAGCGGCCGGGTTTTCGATCAGCTCGCGGAAGAGTTGCGCACAGGGCTGGCATATGCCCACCGGAAGGCTGCCGAGGTCGACGCCGGCATTGTCATGATCGGAATTCTTCCCACGCTGGGACCGGACGACCTGGTCTTCGGCAACCTCTCGGACGTGGACCGCTACACCCTCCTCAATGACGAGATGGTCGCCGCGCGGGGCGAGGATTTCGCGATCGACATCGAGGGCGTCGAGCATCTCGTGTGCACCTCCCCGTCGATCGCCCCCGAGTCGGCGTGTACCTCCGTGCAGTTGCACCTCCAGGTGACCCCCGCGCGTTTCCCGGACGTGTGGAACGCGGCCCAGGCGGTCGCCGGGGTGCAGATCGCGCTCGGTGCGAACGCGCCGTTCCTGTTCGGCAAGGAACTGCTGCGGGAGTCCAGGCCACCGCTGTTCCAGCAGGCCACGGACGTACGGCCGCCCGAACTGCGGAACCAGGGAGTGCGCCCGCGGACCTGGTTCGGAGAGCGCTGGATCACGTCGGCGCACGAACTCTTCGCGGAGAACGTCCGCTTCTTCCCGCCGCTGCTGCCGATCCTCTCCGACGAGGACCCGCTGCGGGTGCTCGACGAGGGCGGTGTACCGGCGCTCGCCGAACTCGTCCTGCACAACGGGACGATCTACCGGTGGAACCGGCCCGTCTACGGGGTCGCCGACGGGGCGCCGCATCTGCGGGTCGAGAACAGGGTGCTGCCCGCCGGACCGACCGTCGCGGACGTGCTGGCCAACGCCGCCTTCTACTACGGGCTGGTGCGCGCGCTCGCCGACGAACCCCGCCCGGTGTGGAGCAAGCTCTCCTTCGAGGCGGCGGAGGAGAACTTCGACAACGCCTGCAGGTACGGCATCGAGGCGGAACTGCTGTGGCCCCGCCCCGGCCGGTCCGGCGGAGTCGCGAAGGTTCCCGCCGTCAAGCTCGTACGGGACGAACTGCTGCCCCTCGCCGCCGCGGGGCTCGACGCCTGGAACATCGAACCCGCCGACCGCGACCGTTACCTCGGCATCATCGAGGAACGGTGCCGCCGGCGGACCAACGGCGCCTCCTGGCAGGTCGACACCTACCACCGGGCGCAGGAGGCGGGGCTGGGGCGCGAAGCCGCCCTCGCCGCCACCACCCGCAGGTACGGCGAACTGGCGCGCAGTGGCGAACCGGTGCACACCTGGCCCGTCGGCTTCCCGAAGCCGTGA
- a CDS encoding PRC-barrel domain-containing protein: MQTDIDPRSLIGRKAFDRAGVKIGTVDEVYLDDATGVPEWAAVRTGLFSRDAFVPLEPSEFVEDTLRVPFDRTLIRDAPDFGVGRHLSPEQELQLYRHYGLDSSAVTDPGPDKDFGRLAGQEE, encoded by the coding sequence GTGCAGACCGACATCGATCCGCGCAGCCTGATCGGCCGCAAGGCATTCGACCGCGCAGGCGTCAAGATCGGCACGGTGGACGAGGTCTACCTCGACGACGCCACCGGCGTCCCCGAGTGGGCCGCCGTCCGCACCGGCCTGTTCAGCAGGGACGCCTTCGTCCCGCTGGAACCGAGCGAGTTCGTGGAGGACACCCTGCGTGTTCCCTTCGACCGCACGCTGATCCGGGACGCGCCCGACTTCGGCGTCGGGCGGCATCTCTCGCCCGAGCAGGAACTGCAGCTGTACCGGCATTACGGACTCGATTCCTCCGCCGTGACCGATCCGGGACCGGACAAGGACTTCGGCAGGCTGGCCGGCCAGGAGGAGTAG
- a CDS encoding DUF5999 family protein, with amino-acid sequence MCQHQPPCPTAESAAREAARLVAHHPEQGWSLLCNGVLLFEDTGELLPDGQIIAPHRPLATGRVVNAA; translated from the coding sequence ATGTGCCAGCACCAACCCCCCTGCCCCACCGCCGAATCAGCCGCCCGGGAGGCCGCCCGGCTCGTGGCGCACCACCCGGAGCAGGGCTGGAGCCTGCTCTGCAACGGTGTCCTGCTCTTCGAGGACACCGGCGAACTGCTCCCGGACGGCCAGATCATCGCCCCGCACCGTCCGCTGGCCACCGGCCGGGTGGTGAACGCCGCCTGA
- a CDS encoding phosphotransferase family protein, translating to MRLADRRLVIVKRIADGGDPGADAPTRFAREVAGLHLAGRASGPAVAPAVLATDLPSRVMVPDELAGLLERLDPAPHHALLHGDPCPGNDLRTADGIRFVDFERASLGNGLIELAYFRMGFPTCRCAMSVTAAPLAEAENVYRTHWRDLTGKDVPGDLADACVGWLIQGDALVERARRGTVDHLARVPAGDFTWGHVSARERLVHRLGVVAGMTRDHDRLHAVGSLSAALAGRLLARRPKLRPLPTRDARPR from the coding sequence GTGCGGCTGGCCGACCGGCGACTGGTGATCGTCAAGCGGATCGCCGACGGCGGGGACCCGGGTGCCGACGCGCCCACGCGCTTCGCGCGGGAGGTCGCCGGGCTGCACCTGGCAGGGCGGGCCTCCGGGCCCGCGGTGGCCCCCGCGGTGCTCGCCACGGACCTGCCCTCGCGGGTGATGGTTCCCGACGAACTCGCAGGCCTCCTGGAGCGGTTGGACCCCGCCCCGCACCACGCGCTGCTGCACGGCGACCCCTGCCCCGGTAACGATCTGCGCACCGCCGACGGCATCCGCTTCGTCGACTTCGAGCGTGCCTCGCTCGGCAACGGACTGATCGAACTCGCCTACTTCCGCATGGGATTCCCCACCTGCCGGTGCGCCATGTCGGTCACCGCGGCCCCACTCGCGGAGGCCGAGAACGTCTACCGGACCCACTGGCGCGACCTCACCGGGAAGGACGTGCCGGGCGACCTCGCCGACGCCTGCGTGGGCTGGCTGATCCAGGGCGACGCGCTCGTCGAGCGGGCCCGCCGAGGGACGGTCGACCATCTCGCCCGGGTGCCCGCCGGAGACTTCACGTGGGGCCACGTCTCCGCCCGTGAGCGGCTCGTCCACCGCTTGGGCGTGGTCGCCGGCATGACCCGCGACCACGATCGCCTGCACGCCGTCGGCAGCCTCAGCGCCGCTCTCGCCGGTCGCCTGCTCGCGCGCCGGCCGAAGCTGCGTCCGCTGCCCACGCGGGACGCCCGCCCTCGGTGA